A genomic window from Synechococcus sp. CBW1107 includes:
- the pstS gene encoding phosphate ABC transporter substrate-binding protein PstS: protein MTFVKKAFVFSVLAAFGAGAAATAQNSLNGAGATFPAPFYQRAFSDLASSGGPQVNYQSVGSGAGVRQFIAGTVDFGATDEPISAADAAKVKRGVVQLPTVGGTIAIAYNKPGCSLKLTQKQAADIFLGAITDWKQLKCAAGKITVVHRSDGSGTTFAFTNSLSAFSPAWKSKVGEGKSVKWPVGVGGKGNEGVAGVVQNTPGSIGYLNQAYVKGAIKAAALQNKAGKFVMPNLKSGAAALNNIRLDSNLAGEDANPAGADSYPISTLTWVLAYKTGNGAKAPRIRQAISFLLSPKAQGKADDLGYVPLRGRVLNSAKKAVGNIGS from the coding sequence ATGACCTTCGTGAAGAAGGCCTTTGTCTTCAGTGTTCTCGCCGCATTCGGTGCTGGTGCCGCGGCCACGGCTCAAAACAGCCTCAACGGAGCAGGAGCCACGTTCCCCGCTCCCTTCTACCAACGCGCCTTTTCCGATCTCGCCAGCTCCGGCGGTCCTCAGGTCAACTATCAATCGGTGGGCTCAGGTGCCGGTGTGCGCCAGTTCATTGCCGGCACCGTTGACTTCGGGGCCACCGATGAGCCGATCAGCGCTGCCGATGCCGCCAAGGTGAAGCGGGGTGTGGTTCAACTGCCCACGGTGGGTGGCACCATCGCCATCGCCTACAACAAGCCGGGTTGCTCCCTCAAGCTCACCCAGAAGCAGGCTGCTGACATCTTCCTGGGTGCGATCACCGATTGGAAGCAACTCAAGTGCGCAGCCGGCAAGATCACCGTGGTGCATCGCTCCGATGGCTCCGGCACCACCTTCGCCTTCACCAACTCACTCTCTGCCTTCTCTCCGGCCTGGAAGAGCAAGGTGGGCGAGGGCAAATCGGTGAAGTGGCCCGTTGGTGTGGGCGGTAAGGGCAATGAGGGCGTTGCCGGTGTGGTCCAGAACACTCCTGGCTCGATCGGTTACCTCAACCAGGCCTACGTCAAGGGAGCGATCAAGGCGGCAGCCCTGCAGAACAAGGCGGGCAAATTCGTGATGCCCAACCTGAAGAGCGGTGCCGCGGCTCTGAACAACATCCGCCTCGATTCCAACCTGGCTGGTGAGGATGCCAATCCCGCCGGTGCCGACAGCTACCCCATCTCCACACTCACCTGGGTGCTGGCGTACAAGACGGGTAATGGCGCCAAGGCCCCGCGCATTCGTCAGGCGATCTCCTTCCTGTTGAGCCCCAAGGCCCAGGGGAAAGCCGATGATCTCGGTTATGTCCCCCTGCGCGGCCGTGTGCTCAATTCGGCCAAGAAAGCCGTGGGCAACATCGGCTCCTGA
- a CDS encoding Nif11-like leader peptide family natural product precursor: MSQDSDDIFAFLARIDSDKELREALNLVESAEQVAELARERGHHFSAAALLELFSRCNEAPRARLGLMDEKLIRVHLKRDQLR, translated from the coding sequence ATGAGCCAGGACAGCGACGACATCTTTGCCTTCCTTGCCCGCATCGACTCCGACAAGGAGCTGCGCGAAGCGCTGAACCTCGTCGAATCAGCCGAGCAGGTGGCCGAACTGGCCAGGGAGAGGGGCCACCACTTCTCGGCCGCGGCCTTGCTTGAGCTGTTCAGCCGCTGCAATGAAGCCCCGCGGGCCAGGCTGGGGCTGATGGATGAAAAGCTGATCCGGGTCCATCTCAAGCGCGATCAGCTGCGCTGA
- a CDS encoding ParB-like protein, producing MALHLPPYQPLPPPPADPDDLVTVPVAGLRPCQLCIGLAEIRHRQADFASETPKERRRYLRQKPVPLVRDASGALWMVDRHHRLRGLLELEPGATAFGYVILQLASHDPGAALEALAQRGWLYLHDGRGQGPWPPERLPQSLLNLDDDPYRSLVWKLKQEKVIAPAPLIPFHEFRWGAWLRSRCLPPFSSLCLEPALPAARALARSAAASRLAGWKG from the coding sequence ATGGCTCTCCACCTTCCTCCCTACCAGCCCCTACCCCCTCCTCCAGCGGACCCCGACGACCTGGTGACGGTGCCTGTGGCCGGACTGAGGCCCTGCCAGCTCTGCATCGGCCTGGCCGAGATCCGCCATCGCCAGGCGGATTTCGCCTCAGAAACGCCCAAGGAACGGCGGCGTTACCTGCGGCAGAAGCCCGTTCCCCTGGTGCGTGACGCCAGTGGCGCTCTGTGGATGGTGGACCGCCACCATCGCCTGCGCGGTCTGCTGGAGCTCGAGCCCGGCGCCACCGCCTTCGGCTACGTGATCCTGCAGCTGGCCAGCCATGACCCTGGCGCGGCGCTGGAGGCCCTGGCCCAGCGCGGCTGGCTCTACCTGCACGACGGCCGTGGCCAGGGCCCCTGGCCTCCCGAACGGCTGCCCCAGAGCCTTCTGAACCTTGACGATGACCCCTACCGCAGCCTGGTCTGGAAGCTGAAACAGGAGAAGGTGATCGCGCCGGCGCCGCTGATCCCCTTTCACGAATTCCGCTGGGGAGCCTGGCTGCGCAGCCGCTGTCTGCCCCCCTTCAGCTCCCTCTGTCTCGAGCCGGCCCTGCCGGCGGCCCGGGCTCTGGCCCGCTCCGCGGCGGCCTCGCGGCTGGCCGGCTGGAAGGGCTGA
- a CDS encoding DUF1611 domain-containing protein yields the protein MSKALQGLGLPPIPTAIIYCEANFGLIDGKTANGLVRHSPSYRILSVIDSHKAGMDSGVVLDGVANGIPICTDLAAALALPGGPADRLIFGMAPASGRLAPPERRVLLQAISAGLHLINGLHEFLNDDAEFAAAAAAHQVSITDVRRPPSPCDLRLFSGRIDTLPCRRIAVLGTDGAIGKRTTAVILTQALNDAGIRAVMVGTGQTGLMQGARHGVALDAIPCQYASGEVEATVIEAYEAEHPDVIVIEGQGALSHPAYLSSTYILRGARPQAVILQHAPKRPWLSDFPAIPMPSPSSEIALIESFAPTRVIGLCLNHEAMSEAEVTAAIALYGIELGLPATDALTRSPERLVEMVVGAFPELQPTPATLTS from the coding sequence ATGTCCAAGGCTCTGCAAGGCCTCGGCCTGCCGCCGATTCCCACGGCAATCATTTACTGCGAGGCCAACTTCGGCCTGATCGACGGCAAGACCGCCAACGGGCTCGTGCGCCATTCGCCGAGCTACCGCATCCTCAGCGTGATCGACAGCCACAAGGCCGGGATGGATTCCGGCGTCGTGCTGGATGGCGTGGCCAACGGCATCCCCATCTGCACCGATCTGGCCGCGGCCCTGGCCCTGCCCGGGGGGCCTGCCGATCGGCTCATCTTCGGCATGGCCCCGGCCAGCGGCAGGCTCGCACCCCCTGAGCGCAGGGTGCTGCTCCAGGCGATCAGCGCCGGCCTGCACCTGATCAATGGACTGCACGAATTCCTCAACGACGATGCCGAGTTCGCCGCGGCGGCAGCGGCCCACCAGGTGAGCATCACCGATGTGCGCCGGCCACCCAGCCCGTGCGACCTGCGCCTGTTCAGCGGCCGCATCGACACCCTGCCCTGCCGCAGGATCGCCGTGCTCGGAACCGATGGAGCCATCGGCAAGCGCACCACCGCCGTGATCCTCACGCAGGCCCTGAACGACGCCGGCATCAGGGCCGTGATGGTGGGCACGGGACAGACCGGACTGATGCAGGGCGCCCGCCATGGCGTCGCGCTCGACGCCATTCCCTGCCAGTACGCCTCCGGCGAGGTGGAGGCCACGGTGATCGAGGCCTACGAGGCGGAGCATCCCGACGTGATCGTGATCGAAGGCCAGGGCGCGCTCAGCCACCCGGCCTACCTCAGTTCCACCTACATCCTGCGGGGTGCCAGGCCCCAGGCGGTGATCCTGCAGCACGCCCCGAAGCGGCCCTGGCTCAGCGACTTCCCGGCGATCCCGATGCCATCGCCCTCCAGCGAGATCGCCCTGATCGAAAGCTTCGCGCCCACGCGCGTGATCGGCCTGTGCCTCAACCACGAAGCCATGAGCGAAGCGGAGGTCACGGCGGCGATCGCGCTCTACGGGATCGAGCTGGGGCTGCCCGCCACCGATGCGCTCACCCGCTCCCCCGAGCGCCTGGTGGAGATGGTGGTCGGTGCCTTCCCGGAACTCCAACCCACGCCTGCCACCCTCACCTCTTGA